One window of the Roseovarius sp. THAF9 genome contains the following:
- a CDS encoding substrate-binding protein, translated as MSKTDLTRRGLLKTSAIAGAGVALPTIFTASSAAAFTNEPTGDTVTLGFNVPQSGPYADEGADELRAYELAVEHLNGGGDGGMMNTFSSKALEGSGILGKKVEYVTGDTQTKADAARASAKSMIEKDGAIMITGGSSSGVAVAVQALCQEAGVIFMAGLTHSNDTTGKDRKANGFRHFFNSYMSGAALAPVLANAYGTDRKAYHLTADYNWGYTTEEAVRASTEAMGWETVAAVKTPLTQTDFSSYIAPVLQSGADTLILNHYGGNMVNSLTNAVQFGLRDKQVNGKDFQIVVPLYSRLMAKGAGANVKGIFGSTNWHWSLQDEGSKAFVKSFGTKYGFPPSQAAHTCYVQAMLYADAVQRAGSFAPCAVAEALEGFEFDGMGNGKTLYRADDHQCFKDVLVVKGKENPESEFDLLEIVEVTPVDQVTYAPDHPQMGGADASLGECNNGA; from the coding sequence ATGTCCAAAACTGACCTCACGCGTCGTGGCCTGCTCAAGACCAGCGCCATCGCCGGCGCCGGCGTCGCGCTGCCGACCATCTTCACGGCAAGCTCCGCCGCGGCCTTCACCAACGAACCCACGGGCGACACCGTCACACTGGGCTTCAACGTACCGCAGTCCGGCCCCTATGCCGACGAAGGCGCGGACGAACTTCGCGCCTATGAGCTGGCGGTCGAGCACCTGAACGGTGGTGGCGACGGCGGCATGATGAACACCTTCTCGTCCAAGGCGCTCGAAGGCTCGGGCATCCTCGGTAAGAAGGTCGAATACGTCACCGGCGACACCCAGACTAAAGCGGACGCCGCCCGCGCATCGGCCAAGTCGATGATCGAGAAAGACGGCGCCATCATGATCACTGGCGGTTCGTCCTCGGGCGTGGCCGTGGCCGTGCAGGCGCTCTGCCAAGAGGCCGGCGTCATCTTCATGGCCGGTCTCACCCACTCCAACGACACCACCGGCAAGGACCGCAAGGCCAACGGGTTCCGTCACTTCTTCAACTCGTACATGTCGGGTGCCGCGCTGGCGCCGGTGCTGGCCAACGCCTATGGCACCGACCGCAAGGCCTATCACCTGACCGCCGACTACAACTGGGGCTACACCACCGAGGAAGCCGTGCGCGCCTCGACCGAGGCCATGGGCTGGGAAACCGTCGCCGCCGTGAAAACGCCGCTGACGCAGACCGACTTCTCGTCCTACATCGCGCCGGTGCTGCAATCGGGTGCCGACACGCTGATCCTGAACCACTACGGCGGTAACATGGTCAACTCGCTGACCAACGCCGTTCAGTTCGGCCTGCGCGACAAGCAGGTGAACGGCAAGGACTTCCAGATCGTGGTTCCGCTCTACAGCCGCCTGATGGCCAAGGGTGCCGGTGCCAACGTGAAGGGCATCTTCGGCTCCACCAACTGGCACTGGTCGCTGCAGGACGAAGGTTCCAAGGCATTCGTCAAGTCGTTCGGCACCAAGTACGGCTTCCCGCCGTCTCAGGCCGCACACACCTGCTACGTCCAGGCGATGCTTTACGCCGACGCCGTGCAACGTGCCGGCTCGTTCGCACCCTGCGCAGTCGCCGAGGCCCTGGAAGGCTTCGAATTCGACGGCATGGGCAACGGCAAGACGCTCTACCGCGCCGACGACCACCAGTGCTTCAAGGACGTGCTGGTCGTGAAAGGGAAAGAGAACCCCGAAAGCGAATTCGACCTGCTCGAAATCGTCGAGGTGACCCCGGTCGACCAGGTGACCTACGCCCCCGATCACCCGCAGATGGGTGGCGCGGACGCGAGCCTGGGCGAGTGCAACAACGGCGCCTGA
- a CDS encoding 6-pyruvoyl tetrahydropterin synthase family protein, with protein sequence MYTITKEFNFSASHQLHGLPEDHQCARLHGHNYVVVIELRAAELNAHGFVRDYLDLAEFKRYIDATLDHRHLNDVLGDDCVTAERLAKHFHDWCHARWPEVTAAKVSETPKTWAEYRP encoded by the coding sequence ATGTATACGATCACCAAGGAGTTTAACTTTTCCGCGTCGCACCAGTTGCACGGGTTGCCTGAGGATCACCAATGCGCACGGCTGCACGGGCACAACTATGTCGTCGTGATCGAGCTTCGCGCCGCCGAGTTGAACGCGCATGGGTTCGTGCGGGATTACCTCGATCTGGCGGAGTTCAAGCGGTATATCGACGCCACGCTGGATCACCGGCATCTGAATGATGTGCTGGGGGATGATTGTGTGACCGCCGAACGGTTGGCCAAGCATTTCCACGACTGGTGTCATGCGCGGTGGCCCGAGGTGACGGCGGCAAAGGTTAGCGAGACGCCGAAGACATGGGCGGAGTATCGGCCGTGA
- the queF gene encoding preQ(1) synthase: MSDDIYKNLKQLGGATKVPQSPEEAELERVENPQADVAYNVRFTAPEFTSLCPMTGQPDFAHLVIDYVPGKWLVESKSLKLYLTSFRNHGAFHEDCTISIARRVVDFLEPQWLRIGGYWYPRGGIPIDVFWQTGEVPAGVWMPDQGVPPYRGRG, encoded by the coding sequence ATGAGTGACGATATCTACAAGAACCTCAAGCAATTGGGCGGCGCGACGAAGGTTCCGCAAAGCCCCGAAGAGGCCGAACTGGAGCGGGTCGAGAACCCGCAGGCGGACGTGGCCTATAACGTGCGCTTCACCGCGCCGGAGTTCACGTCACTGTGTCCGATGACCGGTCAACCGGATTTTGCGCATCTGGTGATAGATTATGTTCCGGGCAAGTGGCTGGTAGAAAGCAAATCGCTTAAGCTTTACCTGACAAGCTTCCGTAATCACGGGGCTTTTCACGAAGATTGCACGATCTCGATCGCGCGGCGTGTGGTGGATTTTCTGGAACCGCAATGGCTACGGATCGGGGGATACTGGTATCCGCGTGGTGGCATCCCGATCGACGTCTTTTGGCAGACCGGTGAGGTGCCGGCAGGTGTCTGGATGCCGGATCAGGGCGTGCCGCCGTATCGCGGGCGGGGATGA
- a CDS encoding DMT family transporter, with amino-acid sequence MSSDRPVWLRLAPVIFLLLWSGGYGVAKVGLVYAAPMTILALRFALVVVAMAVLWAVLRPPLPKSRVEWGHLAIVGLLIQSVYFGMTYFALEAGVAAGTVALLMTLQPIAVGLIAPRWTGEHVGWRQWCGLILGLIGAAVVIGARSALEPPSVMGFVFTMIGLAGIVTASLWEKRFGLRHHPVTSNLVGYAAGLVGILPLLALQEDLSIDWSWPFVGVLFYLVVGNSLVAVGLLLAMIRAGDVAKVSALFFLVPPLAAVIAWVMLGEVMPPLAWSGMALAGVGVVLATRKARQGDIH; translated from the coding sequence ATGTCATCAGACCGCCCCGTCTGGCTGCGGCTTGCGCCGGTGATCTTTCTATTGCTGTGGTCGGGAGGCTACGGGGTGGCGAAGGTCGGGCTGGTCTATGCCGCGCCGATGACGATCCTGGCGCTGCGCTTTGCGCTGGTGGTCGTGGCGATGGCGGTGCTTTGGGCGGTTCTGCGCCCGCCTTTGCCGAAAAGCCGAGTGGAATGGGGGCACCTCGCCATTGTGGGGCTTCTGATCCAGTCGGTCTATTTCGGCATGACGTATTTCGCGCTGGAAGCGGGTGTGGCGGCGGGAACGGTGGCGCTTTTGATGACATTGCAGCCGATCGCTGTGGGGTTGATTGCGCCGCGCTGGACGGGCGAGCACGTGGGCTGGAGGCAGTGGTGTGGGCTGATTTTGGGACTGATCGGGGCGGCGGTCGTGATCGGCGCGCGCTCGGCGCTGGAGCCGCCAAGCGTGATGGGCTTTGTCTTTACGATGATCGGGCTTGCCGGGATCGTCACCGCGTCGCTGTGGGAAAAGCGGTTCGGGCTGCGACACCATCCGGTGACCTCGAACCTTGTCGGCTATGCCGCCGGTCTGGTGGGGATCCTGCCGTTACTGGCGCTGCAGGAGGATCTGTCGATCGACTGGAGTTGGCCATTCGTCGGCGTGCTGTTCTACCTGGTGGTGGGCAATTCGTTGGTGGCGGTGGGGCTGCTGTTGGCGATGATCCGGGCGGGTGACGTCGCGAAGGTGTCGGCGCTTTTCTTTCTGGTGCCGCCGTTGGCGGCGGTGATCGCGTGGGTCATGCTGGGCGAGGTGATGCCGCCCCTGGCCTGGAGTGGCATGGCGCTGGCCGGTGTCGGTGTGGTGCTGGCGACGCGCAAGGCGCGTCAGGGCGACATTCATTGA
- a CDS encoding ABC transporter ATP-binding protein has product MGILEVKNVNKRFGGLQALGDVNLSVAENTCHAIIGPNGAGKSTLLNCLIGKLIPDTGSVMFDGQSVLGRKPYQINQMGISRVFQTPEIFGDLTVLENMMIPIFAKRDGAFRMHALGQATKEKDIVEQAEHMLESLNLSDARHDHAAAMSRGNKRRLEIGMCLAQEPRLLLLDEPTAGMARADTNNTIDLLKQIKEERDITICIIEHDMHVVFSLAERITVLAQGTPLVEDTPDKIKGHPKVREAYLGESA; this is encoded by the coding sequence ATGGGTATTCTTGAAGTCAAGAACGTCAACAAGCGCTTCGGCGGCCTTCAGGCTCTGGGTGACGTGAATCTCAGCGTGGCGGAAAACACCTGCCACGCGATCATCGGCCCCAACGGGGCGGGCAAGTCGACCCTGCTCAACTGCCTGATCGGCAAGCTCATCCCGGATACCGGCTCGGTCATGTTCGACGGCCAGTCGGTGCTGGGCCGCAAGCCCTACCAGATCAACCAGATGGGCATTTCCCGCGTGTTCCAAACGCCCGAGATCTTCGGCGACCTGACCGTGCTGGAAAACATGATGATCCCGATCTTCGCCAAGCGCGACGGCGCCTTCCGCATGCACGCGCTGGGGCAGGCCACCAAGGAAAAGGACATCGTCGAGCAGGCCGAGCACATGCTCGAAAGCCTGAACCTCTCCGATGCCCGTCACGACCATGCGGCCGCCATGTCGCGCGGCAACAAGCGCCGGCTGGAAATCGGGATGTGCCTGGCACAGGAACCCCGCCTTCTGCTGCTCGACGAACCCACCGCTGGCATGGCGCGGGCTGACACCAACAACACGATCGACCTGCTGAAGCAGATCAAGGAAGAGCGCGACATCACCATCTGCATCATCGAACACGACATGCACGTGGTCTTCAGCCTCGCCGAACGCATCACCGTCCTGGCCCAGGGCACCCCCCTGGTCGAGGACACACCGGACAAGATCAAGGGTCACCCGAAGGTGCGCGAAGCGTATCTTGGCGAGTCCGCATAA
- a CDS encoding branched-chain amino acid ABC transporter permease, with translation MEAIILQVLNGLDKGSAYALIALGLTLIFGTLGVVNFAHGALFMIGAFCAVTLSRILTLSRTVVDETQTDFLGNPLEVQVPYVYDWFGQATGDAIIDWAVPLSILFAIPVMMLIGVIMERGLIKHFYNRPHADQILVTFGLAIVLQEIIKFYYGANPIPTPAPDAFRGSLDFGAMMGLDPNVVIYPYWRIIYFAFAALIIGAVFAFLQFTTFGMVVRAGMADRETVQLLGINIDRRFTIMFGLAAAVAGLAGVMYTPINSPNYHMGMDFLVLSFVVVVVGGMGSLPGAVLAGFLLGILESFASMREVLEILPGINQIIIYLVAIIILLTRPRGLMGRKGVMED, from the coding sequence ATGGAAGCCATCATCCTGCAAGTTCTCAATGGGCTGGACAAGGGCTCGGCCTATGCGCTGATCGCGCTCGGCCTGACGCTCATCTTCGGCACGTTGGGCGTCGTGAACTTCGCGCACGGCGCGTTGTTCATGATCGGTGCGTTCTGCGCCGTCACGCTGAGCCGTATTCTCACGCTCTCCCGCACCGTCGTGGACGAAACGCAAACCGACTTCCTCGGAAACCCGCTCGAAGTCCAAGTGCCGTATGTCTACGACTGGTTCGGTCAGGCCACGGGGGATGCGATCATCGACTGGGCCGTTCCACTGTCGATCCTCTTTGCCATTCCGGTGATGATGCTGATCGGCGTGATCATGGAACGCGGGCTGATCAAGCATTTCTACAACCGTCCCCATGCCGACCAGATCCTCGTGACCTTCGGCCTCGCCATCGTCCTGCAGGAAATCATCAAATTCTACTACGGCGCCAACCCGATCCCCACGCCGGCCCCCGATGCCTTCCGCGGATCGCTCGATTTCGGCGCCATGATGGGGCTTGATCCCAACGTGGTGATCTACCCCTACTGGCGGATCATCTACTTCGCCTTCGCCGCCCTGATCATCGGCGCGGTCTTCGCTTTCCTGCAATTCACCACCTTCGGGATGGTGGTCCGCGCCGGCATGGCCGACCGCGAGACCGTGCAGCTTCTGGGCATCAACATCGACCGCCGCTTCACCATCATGTTCGGCCTTGCCGCCGCGGTGGCGGGCCTTGCGGGCGTCATGTACACCCCGATCAACTCGCCGAACTACCACATGGGCATGGATTTCCTCGTGCTCAGCTTCGTGGTCGTCGTGGTCGGCGGCATGGGCTCGCTTCCGGGCGCCGTGCTGGCCGGGTTCCTTCTGGGCATCCTGGAAAGCTTTGCCTCCATGCGCGAAGTGCTCGAGATCCTGCCCGGCATCAACCAGATCATCATCTACCTGGTTGCCATCATCATTCTGCTGACCCGTCCGCGTGGCCTCATGGGCCGCAAGGGCGTCATGGAGGACTAA
- the queC gene encoding 7-cyano-7-deazaguanine synthase QueC translates to MDTIVICSGGLDSVSLAHKVAGEGTLRGLLSFDYGQRHVKEVEFAAACAKRLGVAHKVVDISGVGAALSGSALTDDVDVPDGHYAEETMKITIVPNRNAIMLTIAFGMAAAEKAEAVAAAVHGGDHFIYPDCRPGFVEAFQAMQDQAMEGVAEVQLYTPFLTGSKADIVAEGARWNTPFAETWSCYKGGDVHCGRCGTCVERREAFHLAGVPDPTAYADEAFWKAATGVS, encoded by the coding sequence ATGGATACGATCGTGATCTGCTCGGGCGGGCTTGATTCCGTGTCGCTCGCGCACAAGGTGGCGGGCGAGGGCACGTTAAGGGGCCTGTTGTCTTTCGACTATGGCCAGCGCCATGTGAAGGAAGTGGAATTCGCCGCAGCCTGTGCCAAGCGGCTGGGCGTGGCGCACAAGGTGGTGGATATCTCGGGCGTGGGCGCGGCGCTGAGTGGCTCGGCCCTGACCGATGACGTGGACGTGCCGGACGGGCATTACGCGGAAGAGACGATGAAGATCACGATCGTGCCCAACCGCAACGCGATCATGCTGACCATCGCCTTTGGCATGGCCGCCGCCGAGAAGGCGGAGGCGGTGGCGGCCGCCGTGCATGGCGGGGATCATTTCATCTACCCCGATTGCCGGCCCGGCTTTGTCGAGGCGTTCCAGGCGATGCAGGATCAGGCGATGGAGGGTGTGGCCGAGGTGCAGCTTTACACACCGTTCCTGACAGGGTCGAAGGCGGATATCGTTGCCGAGGGCGCGCGCTGGAACACGCCCTTTGCCGAGACATGGTCGTGCTACAAGGGCGGCGACGTGCATTGCGGGCGTTGCGGCACCTGCGTGGAGCGGCGCGAGGCGTTTCATCTGGCGGGCGTCCCGGACCCGACCGCCTATGCGGATGAGGCGTTCTGGAAAGCGGCGACGGGGGTGTCGTGA
- the acs gene encoding acetate--CoA ligase: protein MSDKTYAPSADFTANAHVDAAKYDEMYAASIKDPEAFWGAHGKRVDWIKPYSKVKDVDYTYGNVSIKWFEDGTLNVAANCIDRHLAERADQTAIIWEPDDPNDDAQHITYRQLHAETCKMANVLKNLGVGKGDRVVLYLPMIPEAAYAMLACARIGAIHSIVFAGFSPDALGARVDGCDAKLVITADTAPRGGRVTKLKDNVNQALRRDFDEVKCLVVKRTGDQIAWRDGLDFWLHEEAEKVDDTCEPAEMNAEDPLFILYTSGSTGQPKGVVHTTGGYLVYAAMTHEITFDYHEGDVYWCTADVGWVTGHSYIVYGPLANGATTLMFEGVPTYPDASRFWQVCEKHKVNQFYTAPTAIRALMGQGDEYVTKCDLSDLKVLGTVGEPINPEAWNWYHTVVGKGTCPIVDTWWQTETGGHLMTPLPGAHATKPGAAMKPFFGLKFEVLDPESGKTIDTNPAEGVLCIADSWPGQMRTVWGDHERFMNTYFQQYKGYYFTGDGCRRDEDGDYWITGRVDDVINVSGHRMGTAEVESALVAHSKVSEAAVVGYPHDIKGQGIYCYVTLMSGEEPTDELRKELQDWVRSEIGPIAKPDLIQWAPGLPKTRSGKIMRRILRKIAEDDYGSLGDTSTLADPSVVDDLIDNRMNKG from the coding sequence ATGTCCGATAAAACCTATGCCCCCAGTGCCGATTTCACGGCGAATGCCCATGTTGACGCGGCGAAGTATGACGAGATGTACGCGGCCTCGATCAAGGACCCCGAGGCGTTCTGGGGCGCGCATGGCAAGCGTGTCGACTGGATCAAGCCCTACTCCAAGGTGAAGGACGTCGATTACACCTACGGGAACGTCTCCATCAAGTGGTTCGAGGACGGCACGCTCAACGTCGCCGCCAACTGCATCGACCGCCACCTGGCCGAGCGCGCCGACCAGACCGCCATCATCTGGGAGCCCGACGACCCCAATGACGACGCCCAGCACATCACCTACCGGCAGCTGCATGCCGAGACCTGCAAGATGGCCAATGTGCTCAAGAACCTCGGCGTCGGCAAGGGCGACCGCGTCGTCCTTTACCTGCCGATGATCCCCGAGGCCGCCTATGCCATGCTCGCCTGTGCGCGCATCGGCGCCATCCATTCCATCGTCTTCGCCGGCTTCTCGCCCGACGCGCTCGGCGCCCGGGTCGACGGCTGCGACGCCAAGCTCGTCATCACCGCCGACACCGCCCCGCGCGGTGGCCGCGTGACCAAGCTCAAGGACAACGTCAACCAGGCGCTCCGCCGCGACTTCGACGAGGTCAAGTGCCTCGTCGTCAAGCGCACCGGCGACCAGATCGCCTGGCGCGACGGGCTCGACTTCTGGCTGCATGAAGAGGCCGAAAAGGTCGACGACACCTGCGAGCCTGCCGAGATGAACGCCGAGGATCCGCTCTTCATCCTCTACACCTCGGGCTCCACCGGCCAGCCCAAGGGCGTCGTGCACACCACCGGCGGCTATCTGGTTTACGCCGCCATGACGCACGAGATCACCTTCGACTACCACGAGGGCGACGTCTATTGGTGCACCGCCGATGTGGGCTGGGTCACCGGCCACAGCTACATCGTCTACGGGCCCCTGGCCAACGGCGCCACCACGCTGATGTTCGAGGGCGTGCCGACCTACCCCGACGCCTCTCGCTTCTGGCAGGTCTGCGAAAAGCACAAGGTCAACCAGTTCTACACCGCGCCCACCGCCATCCGCGCGCTCATGGGCCAGGGCGACGAGTACGTCACCAAGTGCGATCTGAGCGATCTCAAGGTGCTGGGCACCGTCGGCGAGCCGATCAACCCCGAGGCCTGGAACTGGTACCACACCGTGGTCGGCAAGGGCACCTGCCCAATCGTCGACACCTGGTGGCAGACCGAGACCGGCGGCCACCTGATGACCCCCCTGCCCGGCGCCCACGCGACCAAGCCGGGGGCGGCGATGAAGCCCTTCTTCGGGCTGAAGTTCGAGGTGCTGGACCCTGAATCGGGCAAGACGATCGACACCAACCCCGCCGAGGGCGTCCTGTGCATCGCCGACAGCTGGCCGGGCCAGATGCGCACCGTCTGGGGCGACCACGAGCGCTTCATGAACACCTATTTCCAGCAGTATAAAGGCTACTACTTCACCGGCGACGGCTGCCGCCGGGACGAGGACGGCGACTACTGGATCACCGGCCGCGTCGACGACGTGATCAACGTCTCGGGCCACCGCATGGGCACCGCCGAGGTCGAGAGCGCTCTCGTCGCCCACTCCAAGGTCTCCGAGGCCGCCGTGGTGGGCTACCCCCACGACATCAAGGGCCAGGGCATCTACTGCTACGTCACGCTGATGTCCGGCGAGGAACCCACCGACGAACTGCGCAAGGAACTGCAGGACTGGGTCCGCTCCGAGATCGGCCCCATCGCAAAGCCCGACCTCATCCAATGGGCCCCCGGCCTGCCCAAAACCCGCTCCGGCAAGATCATGCGCCGCATCCTGCGCAAGATCGCCGAAGACGACTACGGCTCATTGGGCGACACCTCAACCCTCGCAGACCCCTCCGTCGTCGACGACCTCATCGACAACAGAATGAACAAGGGGTGA
- a CDS encoding branched-chain amino acid ABC transporter permease, translating into MLGLDKKDFRLLLIVVIITMLAPFILNPFPEGSGLAQFNAGYPDLMQRFVIFGIFAIGFNILFGLTGYLSFGHAAFLGVGSYAAIWMMKLVTLNVIPAIILGVIIAGLFALAVGFISLRRSGIYFSILTLAFAQMSYALAYSVLTPITGGETGLQIKSTDSPLLSNLAEGEIGRANLFGMDMRAGFDISMGDWLFTINAGYYIAAVFMILAFYLSIRIFRSPFGTMLRAVKSNQTRMYYTGLNARPYTLAAFVISGMYAGLAGGLLVAMDTQAGPERMFWTASGEVVLMTILGGAGTLIGPVLGSGAIKYMENILSKINKDILHEWFAFMPDGLEDFVITLVYPFIGKGWHLTLGLIFMAVVIFLPGGLVEGGQRIGRLLRGKKANPDDDKATQSTPAE; encoded by the coding sequence ATGCTCGGTCTCGACAAGAAAGACTTCCGCCTGCTTCTGATCGTGGTGATCATCACGATGCTGGCGCCCTTCATCCTCAACCCCTTCCCCGAAGGCTCCGGCCTGGCGCAGTTCAACGCGGGCTATCCCGACCTGATGCAGCGCTTCGTGATCTTCGGGATCTTCGCCATCGGGTTCAACATCCTCTTCGGCCTCACGGGCTACCTCTCCTTCGGCCACGCGGCCTTCCTGGGGGTCGGCTCCTACGCGGCGATCTGGATGATGAAGCTGGTCACGCTGAACGTGATCCCGGCGATCATCCTCGGCGTGATCATCGCGGGCCTCTTCGCGCTGGCGGTGGGGTTCATCTCGCTGCGCCGCTCCGGGATCTACTTCTCGATCCTGACGCTGGCCTTCGCGCAGATGTCCTATGCCCTGGCCTACTCGGTTCTGACGCCGATCACCGGCGGCGAGACGGGCCTTCAGATCAAGTCGACCGACAGCCCGCTTTTGTCGAACCTCGCCGAAGGCGAGATCGGCCGCGCCAACCTTTTCGGCATGGACATGCGAGCGGGCTTCGACATCTCCATGGGTGACTGGCTCTTTACGATCAACGCCGGGTATTACATCGCGGCCGTGTTCATGATCCTCGCCTTTTACCTCTCGATCCGCATCTTCCGCTCGCCCTTCGGCACCATGCTGCGCGCGGTCAAATCCAACCAGACCCGGATGTATTACACCGGCCTCAACGCGCGGCCCTACACGCTGGCGGCCTTCGTGATCTCGGGCATGTATGCCGGCCTTGCCGGTGGCCTTCTGGTGGCGATGGACACGCAGGCCGGCCCCGAACGCATGTTCTGGACAGCCTCGGGCGAGGTCGTACTGATGACCATCCTCGGCGGCGCGGGCACGCTCATTGGCCCTGTGCTGGGCTCGGGCGCGATCAAGTACATGGAAAACATCCTCAGCAAGATCAACAAGGATATCCTGCACGAATGGTTCGCCTTCATGCCCGATGGGCTCGAGGATTTCGTCATCACCCTCGTCTATCCCTTCATCGGCAAGGGCTGGCACCTGACGCTGGGCCTGATCTTCATGGCCGTGGTCATCTTCCTGCCCGGTGGCCTCGTCGAGGGCGGGCAACGCATCGGCCGGCTGCTTCGCGGCAAGAAAGCGAACCCGGACGACGACAAAGCCACCCAATCCACACCGGCCGAATAA
- a CDS encoding ABC transporter ATP-binding protein translates to MNVKPDFSKGHNHAETAPAFLSVWGMQAYYGESYIVQDISFNVHEGEILALLGRNGAGKTTTLRAIARMDNPQLNHGEIWLDHQPLHTMKSAEAATVGIGLVPEDRCIIPGLTVEENLQLAQITPPIGWSFDRLYELFPRLKERRHQEGVTLSGGEQQMLAVARALARDIKVLLLDEPYEGLAPVIVDEIEKTLRIIKEQGITTILVEQNAVRALELADRCIILDTGGIAFDGTASEVLENESLRAEYLAI, encoded by the coding sequence ATGAACGTCAAACCCGACTTCTCCAAGGGCCACAACCACGCCGAAACCGCACCGGCCTTCCTGTCGGTCTGGGGCATGCAGGCCTATTACGGCGAAAGCTACATCGTCCAGGACATCTCCTTCAACGTTCACGAGGGCGAGATCCTGGCGCTTCTGGGCCGCAACGGCGCCGGCAAGACCACGACGCTGCGCGCCATCGCCCGCATGGACAACCCGCAGCTCAACCACGGCGAAATCTGGCTGGACCACCAGCCGCTGCACACGATGAAAAGCGCCGAGGCCGCGACCGTCGGCATCGGCCTCGTCCCCGAGGACCGCTGCATCATCCCCGGCCTCACGGTCGAGGAAAACCTGCAACTCGCACAGATCACCCCACCGATCGGCTGGTCGTTCGACCGCCTCTACGAGCTCTTCCCCCGCCTCAAGGAACGCCGCCACCAGGAAGGCGTGACCCTGTCGGGTGGTGAACAGCAAATGCTCGCTGTCGCCCGTGCCCTGGCCCGGGACATCAAGGTGCTGCTGCTCGATGAGCCCTACGAGGGCCTCGCCCCCGTGATCGTCGACGAGATCGAAAAGACTCTGCGCATCATCAAGGAACAGGGCATCACCACGATCCTCGTCGAACAGAACGCGGTCCGCGCCCTTGAACTCGCCGATCGCTGCATCATTCTCGACACGGGTGGCATCGCCTTCGACGGGACAGCGTCAGAGGTGCTGGAAAACGAAAGTCTCCGGGCCGAATATCTGGCCATCTGA
- the queE gene encoding 7-carboxy-7-deazaguanine synthase QueE has product MGGVSAVSDKHLIRVSEIFGPTIQGEGALIGQPTVFVRTGGCDFRCSWCDSMHAVDNDYRDTWKAMTPEAIMEEVARLSGGKPILITLSGGNPAIQPMAELIRLGQEQGCYFAMETQGSVVRGWFEALDMLVLSPKPPSSGMLTDWGLVAECVEAGQGTQTILKLVVFDEADFAYAREAAAMFPQLPVYLQPGNHTPPPPDDDTATVDRDGLEARMRWLVDRVTQEKWYDARVLPQLHVTLWGNQRGV; this is encoded by the coding sequence ATGGGCGGAGTATCGGCCGTGAGCGACAAGCACCTCATTCGCGTGTCCGAGATTTTCGGGCCGACGATCCAGGGCGAGGGGGCACTGATCGGGCAGCCGACGGTGTTCGTGCGCACGGGTGGATGCGATTTCCGCTGTTCCTGGTGCGACAGCATGCACGCGGTGGACAATGACTATCGCGATACGTGGAAGGCAATGACGCCCGAAGCGATCATGGAGGAGGTGGCGCGGCTGTCGGGTGGCAAGCCGATCCTGATCACGCTGTCGGGGGGCAACCCGGCGATTCAGCCGATGGCGGAGCTGATCCGGCTGGGACAGGAACAGGGCTGTTATTTCGCCATGGAAACCCAAGGGTCGGTCGTGCGCGGCTGGTTCGAGGCGCTGGACATGCTGGTGCTATCGCCCAAGCCGCCGTCGAGCGGGATGCTGACCGATTGGGGGCTTGTAGCCGAATGCGTCGAGGCGGGTCAGGGCACGCAGACGATCCTGAAACTCGTGGTGTTCGATGAGGCGGATTTTGCCTATGCCCGCGAGGCCGCGGCGATGTTCCCGCAACTTCCGGTTTACCTGCAGCCGGGCAACCATACGCCGCCGCCGCCCGATGACGACACGGCCACGGTGGACCGCGACGGGCTGGAGGCGCGAATGCGCTGGCTGGTGGACAGGGTAACACAGGAAAAATGGTACGATGCACGCGTGCTGCCGCAATTGCACGTGACCTTGTGGGGCAACCAGCGCGGGGTGTGA
- a CDS encoding glycine zipper 2TM domain-containing protein, with the protein MKKHITALATAAALTVTACDTLTEEEQGALIGAGAGAVAAQAFDANLGWTVVTAAGGAAAGALIARNQRTDQCAYADGRGGYVTRPC; encoded by the coding sequence ATGAAAAAGCACATTACAGCACTTGCTACCGCCGCCGCCTTGACCGTCACTGCATGTGACACACTGACCGAAGAGGAACAGGGTGCCCTGATCGGCGCAGGCGCAGGCGCCGTTGCCGCCCAAGCCTTTGACGCAAATCTCGGCTGGACCGTTGTAACCGCAGCCGGCGGCGCCGCTGCAGGTGCGCTTATCGCGCGGAACCAACGCACCGACCAATGCGCCTATGCGGACGGCCGTGGCGGCTACGTAACGCGCCCCTGCTAA